Proteins encoded in a region of the Nicotiana tomentosiformis chromosome 9, ASM39032v3, whole genome shotgun sequence genome:
- the LOC138898638 gene encoding uncharacterized protein, with amino-acid sequence MEITNRLPCIFPDEEVLFAREDIVESYPMWRMFLDGVANFKGVGIGAVLILESGKHYPPSTKIRFPSTNNMVEYEAFILGIRMAVDMNIKELLVIGDSDLLIHQVQGEWFTKNVKILSYLHCMKEPCMKFIKIEFKHVPRIQNEFADALATLSSMIQHPEKNYIDPIEVEIRDQHDYCFHVNEEPYGKPWYHDIKKFLATQEYPKNATNGQK; translated from the coding sequence ATGGAAATTACGAACcgcttgccatgtattttccctgATGAAGAAGTGTTATTTGCCAGGGAGGATATTGTAGAATCATACCCCATGTGGAGAATGTTCTTAGATGGAgtagcaaacttcaaaggagtcggGATTGGGGCAGTCCTGATTTTGGAATCTGGAAAACACTACCCACCATCGACAAAGATAAGATTTCCTAGTACCAATAATATGGTTGAATACGAAGCATTCATCCTTGGAATCAGAATGGCAGTTgacatgaacatcaaagaacttttggtcataggagattccgatttattgatacaccaagtccaaggagaatggttcaccaagaatgtcaagatatTGTCGTACCTGCATTGCATGAAGGAGCCGTGCATGAAGTTCAtaaagattgagttcaagcacgtCCCAAGAATTCAGAACGAGTTTGCCGACGCCCTTGCAACCTTATCATCTATGATTCAACATCCAGAGAAGAACTACATCGACCCTATCGAGGTAGAGATCAGGGATCAACATGACTATTGCTTCCATGTGAATGAAGAACCATatggtaaaccatggtatcaCGACATCAAGAAATTTCTTGCAACCCAGGAGTACCCAAAGaatgctactaatggtcaaaagTGA